The proteins below are encoded in one region of Pseudomonas helmanticensis:
- the nusB gene encoding transcription antitermination factor NusB yields MISDESDRFNPREPRPTDAGKPSKSEKRRAARQLATQALYQRHMAKTSLNEIEAQFRVDNDFTFADASYFHDILHGVPASLTEIDTALAPCLDLTIEELDPVELCVLRLSTWELLKRVDVPYRVVINEGIELAKVYGSTDGHKFVNGVLDKLAPRLREAEVKAFKR; encoded by the coding sequence CGCGCGAACCGCGTCCAACCGACGCCGGCAAGCCTTCGAAAAGTGAAAAGCGCCGCGCTGCCCGTCAGTTGGCGACGCAAGCGTTGTATCAGCGCCACATGGCCAAGACTTCGCTGAACGAAATCGAAGCGCAGTTTCGCGTCGACAACGATTTCACCTTCGCCGATGCCAGCTACTTTCACGACATCCTGCACGGTGTTCCGGCCAGTCTGACTGAGATCGACACTGCGCTGGCGCCGTGCCTGGACCTGACCATCGAAGAGCTGGACCCGGTTGAACTGTGCGTACTGCGCCTGTCCACCTGGGAGCTGCTCAAGCGCGTCGACGTGCCGTACCGCGTGGTGATCAACGAAGGGATCGAACTGGCGAAAGTCTATGGTTCCACCGACGGTCACAAGTTCGTCAACGGTGTGCTCGACAAGCTGGCCCCGCGTCTGCGTGAAGCTGAAGTGAAGGCGTTCAAGCGCTAA